TCGCTGCCGGTCGGATGCCCTCGAGCGACTGCGATGTGCTCGTGCGGCCCGATCGGGTCGATGCCCTGTGCGAGGCACTTGAATCTGCCAACTGGCACCAGCTCACACATTTCTCGCATGGCAGCGTCTTCGCACACGCAGCGACCTTCCATCACGCGGTGTGGGGAACGGTGGACGTGCATCGATCGTTCCCCGGGCTCGATCTCGATCCGGAAGCGACCTTCCAGCGCTTCTGGACCGACCGGACCACGACAGAGCTGGGCGGGATCGACTGTCCGGTACCGACTCTCCAGCACCAGCGCCTGCTGCTGCTCGTGCATGCCGCTCGTGACGCCTTCGTCCGTCCGACGCACGATGTCGACGTCTCGTGGACTCGGTTGAACCCGTCGGAGCGAGATCACCTCGACGCTCTCGCACAGGAGCTCGGCGCCACTGTTCCCCTCGCCCTTGTGACAGCCCGCCCCGAGCGGGCGCGGGGCGGCCGGCAGGTGCACCTCTGGACTGCCCTGCACGACCGGCGCGATGCACGCAGGATCCGGCTGGCGATGCTGCGGGACGTCTCCAGCCCTCGCGAGGCGTGGGCCCTCGCGCGAGCAGTCAGCCAGGTCAATCCCGATCATCTGGCGCTCCGTCTGGGCCGCCCCCCGACCCGCGAGGAGCTGCGCCGGGAGTGGTGGGCGCGCTTTCCGCGCTGGATCCTGCCCAGGAACTCTCGGCGCCACCACCGGTGACGGCGTCCAGACGGGTGAGTCGACGCCTCAGAACCCTCCCCGCAACAGCCCCGAGAAGGGCGCCTGCTGTATTGGTGATGACGTCCGAGACCTCAGCCTGGCGAGTGCCGAGGGAATGCTGATACCACTCGACGAGGAACGACCCCGCACCGGCCGCGACGACCCACCACCACGACGGCAGGAGCAGCGTCAGAGCCGCGATGATCGGGACGAACAGCGCAACGTTCGCGACGACCGAGAACTGCTCAGGGGTGATGACGCCCTGAAGCCCGAGCGGGCCGGTGAGGTTAGCCCAGACCCACACGTTCGCGCGGTTGACCGCCCAGCCGTCCTTGTTGAGCAGCAGACCGAACACGCCGATGAGGCACGCCATGAGCACGGCGAGCGCGATGAGTCGTGCGCGCGCCGGGAGTGGGCGGTTCCGTGGCGGACGGTTCGCCGACGGATCAGCCCTCATCATCAATACGCTCCGGCGGAGCTGATGACCGCTCGGACCGTGCGGATGAGGATGAGCAGGTCCTGGGTGAACGACCAGTTGTCCACGTAGTACAGGTCGAGCCTCATCGTGTCCTCCCAGCTGAGGTCGCTGCGGCCGGAAACCTGCCACAGCCCGGTGATGCCTGGGCGGACGTTGTGCCGGCGGTGCGCATCCTCGGTGTAGACCGCGACCTCTCGAGGCAGGGCAGGGCGAGGCCCGACGAGGCTCATCTCGCCGCGCACCACGTTCCACAGCTGCGGCAGCTCGTCCAGGGAGTAGCGGCGCAGGAAGCGACCGGGCTTCGTGATGCGGGGGTCGTTGCGCATCTTGAACATGACGTCGTTGCCCTTGTCCTGGGCCCAGCGCTCGGTCATCTCGACCTGGATCGCTTCGGCGTCGGTGACCATGGTGCGGAACTTCAGGAATTCGAAGAGCTTGCCGTCGTGGCCCACGCGCTCCTGGCGGAAGATCACCGGCCCGCCATCGTTCAGCTTCACCGACAGCGCGATCAGACCGAGCACCGGAGACAGGAGCACGAGTGCCAATGCGGAACCGACCACGTCGAAGGCACGCTTCGCCCAGGTGACCGCGCGGCGAGCGCGAGGAAGGTCCATGTGCACGAGGGGAAGGCCGGCCACCGGTCGCATCGACACGCGTTCGGCGGAGATCTCGGTGAGCGCGGGCACCACGATGACTCGGATGTCGCGGTCTTCCAACGCCCACGCGGTTCTGCGGAACTCCTCGGCGTTCGCGGTGGACCCGGCGGTGAAGAGAAGCACCTCCGGGCTCCGTTCCGCAGCGATCGCCAACAGGTCCGCTTCCGTGCCGAGCACCGGGATCCCCCGCGTCGACTGCTCCCCGACAACCGCCCGGGACGACGCCGGAATCACAGCACCGACGATGTCCATCCCGAGCCAGCGTTCGCGATGGATCGTGCGGGCAAGGTCGTCGACATGCTCGACGGGTCCCACAGCGATCACCGAACTGCGCAGATGACCCCGCACCCTGAGCGCATTGAGGGCACGCCGGAGCACGAGGCGATCGATCACGAGGAGCGGCGGGCCGAGCGCGAAGAACGCAAGGAAGTAGGCCCTCGAGAGCTCCAGATCGAGCAGATAGACGACGGCACCCACGATCCCGAAGGCCGCCACGGAGGCATGCAAGACGTTGCGGAAGAGTTCGGGTCCTGAAGGAAGCAGGCGACGGTCATAGCCGTTGAGGAACGCGATGGCGAGCAACCATCCCGCGGTCATGGCAGAGGAAGCATCGGCCACGTTCTCGCTGAGATCCCCTGCCGGCCCCAGCACTTCCTGCCGAACGACGAACGCGATGGCACCCGCGATCACGAGCGCCA
This genomic interval from Brachybacterium aquaticum contains the following:
- a CDS encoding sugar transferase, encoding MSDAASRRGRQLSANPTADSPRRASARSEWLAVPLMVTVDLLALVIAGAIAFVVRQEVLGPAGDLSENVADASSAMTAGWLLAIAFLNGYDRRLLPSGPELFRNVLHASVAAFGIVGAVVYLLDLELSRAYFLAFFALGPPLLVIDRLVLRRALNALRVRGHLRSSVIAVGPVEHVDDLARTIHRERWLGMDIVGAVIPASSRAVVGEQSTRGIPVLGTEADLLAIAAERSPEVLLFTAGSTANAEEFRRTAWALEDRDIRVIVVPALTEISAERVSMRPVAGLPLVHMDLPRARRAVTWAKRAFDVVGSALALVLLSPVLGLIALSVKLNDGGPVIFRQERVGHDGKLFEFLKFRTMVTDAEAIQVEMTERWAQDKGNDVMFKMRNDPRITKPGRFLRRYSLDELPQLWNVVRGEMSLVGPRPALPREVAVYTEDAHRRHNVRPGITGLWQVSGRSDLSWEDTMRLDLYYVDNWSFTQDLLILIRTVRAVISSAGAY
- a CDS encoding nucleotidyltransferase family protein; translation: MDQLAAPVPVPTRLRLAHGVLELIARRAEASILHVKGVALHEDLAAGRMPSSDCDVLVRPDRVDALCEALESANWHQLTHFSHGSVFAHAATFHHAVWGTVDVHRSFPGLDLDPEATFQRFWTDRTTTELGGIDCPVPTLQHQRLLLLVHAARDAFVRPTHDVDVSWTRLNPSERDHLDALAQELGATVPLALVTARPERARGGRQVHLWTALHDRRDARRIRLAMLRDVSSPREAWALARAVSQVNPDHLALRLGRPPTREELRREWWARFPRWILPRNSRRHHR